The following are from one region of the Methanolacinia paynteri genome:
- a CDS encoding P-II family nitrogen regulator, with product MQFVRAIVRPEKKDEVLENLSAGGFHAATVVDVVGRGKQKGIRMGDVFYDEIPKTLILVAIEDKDKDKITDIIIKTAKTGTSGNFGDGKIFISPVEEAYTISKGTKGL from the coding sequence ATGCAGTTCGTAAGAGCGATAGTCAGGCCCGAAAAGAAGGATGAGGTTCTCGAAAACCTCTCGGCAGGCGGATTTCATGCCGCAACAGTCGTCGACGTAGTAGGCCGCGGAAAACAAAAGGGTATCAGGATGGGAGACGTCTTCTACGACGAAATCCCGAAGACCTTAATCCTTGTTGCCATCGAAGACAAGGACAAGGACAAAATTACGGATATAATAATAAAGACCGCAAAAACCGGCACCAGCGGAAACTTCGGTGACGGAAAGATATTCATAAGCCCGGTAGAGGAGGCATACACGATCTCCAAAGGAACAAAGGGTCTTTGA
- the nifH gene encoding nitrogenase iron protein: MRQIAIYGKGGIGKSTTTQNTVAALAASGKKVMVVGCDPKADSTRLLLHGLCQKTVLDTLRDEGDDIDLEDVLKPGFGETMCVESGGPEPGVGCAGRGIITSINLLESLGAYTDDLDYVFYDVLGDVVCGGFAMPIREGKAQEIYIVASGELMALYAANNISKGIQKYAETGGVRLGGIICNSRKVDHELELLQAFATELGSQLIYFVPRDNLVQRAEINKKTVVDFDPESNQANEYRSLAAAIDGNKMFVIPKPMSQDRLEELMMEHGFLGL, translated from the coding sequence ATGCGACAGATAGCAATTTACGGAAAGGGTGGTATCGGAAAGTCGACTACCACACAGAACACAGTAGCGGCACTTGCAGCTTCAGGAAAGAAGGTCATGGTAGTCGGGTGCGACCCGAAGGCCGATTCAACGAGGCTTTTGCTCCACGGACTATGCCAGAAGACGGTGCTTGACACACTAAGGGATGAAGGAGACGACATAGACCTTGAGGATGTCCTCAAGCCCGGTTTCGGAGAGACTATGTGCGTTGAATCCGGAGGTCCTGAACCTGGTGTAGGCTGTGCAGGAAGGGGTATCATCACATCGATCAACCTCCTCGAATCACTCGGTGCATATACCGACGATCTCGACTACGTCTTCTACGATGTCCTTGGTGATGTCGTATGCGGAGGATTCGCAATGCCTATCCGTGAAGGAAAGGCTCAGGAGATCTATATCGTCGCCTCAGGAGAACTGATGGCGCTCTACGCTGCAAACAACATCTCCAAGGGTATCCAGAAGTATGCCGAAACAGGCGGCGTCAGGCTCGGCGGAATCATATGCAACAGCCGTAAGGTCGACCACGAACTCGAACTTCTCCAGGCATTTGCAACAGAACTCGGCTCGCAGCTCATCTACTTCGTTCCCCGTGACAACCTCGTCCAGAGGGCGGAGATCAACAAGAAGACAGTCGTCGATTTCGATCCCGAATCCAACCAGGCAAACGAGTACCGCAGCCTTGCAGCTGCAATCGACGGCAACAAGATGTTCGTCATCCCAAAGCCTATGAGCCAGGATCGCCTCGAAGAACTAATGATGGAGCACGGTTTCCTCGGACTCTGA
- a CDS encoding potassium channel family protein → MKEADHSSDEYKGTGYEVFILLLSALSVFNIIFYLLPDLVPAATEIVGIIDLFISLVFMADFLFRFFTYDSKYHYFFKNWGWADLLSAVPFPIAKIFRLFRIIRIVYVMRKNGVDKIRKEVSKNRAEVALFFILIFIIIIIELSSVLVVQFESVSPKANILTGGDAIWWACVTVTTVGYGDFYPVTVKGRIVGIVLMISGVSVFGTLAGFLSTKLVSRKEDTGPDPEITAKIGEIHSLLKECRGFQDDLSSRIGELENNIPGKEKK, encoded by the coding sequence ATGAAGGAAGCGGATCATTCTTCTGATGAATACAAAGGCACCGGATATGAAGTCTTCATCCTGCTGCTGTCTGCTCTTTCCGTATTCAATATAATATTCTATCTCCTCCCCGATTTGGTTCCTGCGGCGACAGAGATCGTTGGCATAATCGATCTCTTCATCAGTTTAGTGTTCATGGCTGATTTTCTCTTCCGTTTTTTTACATATGATTCCAAGTACCATTATTTCTTTAAAAACTGGGGATGGGCCGATCTCCTCTCTGCAGTTCCTTTTCCAATAGCCAAGATCTTCCGTCTTTTCAGGATAATACGGATTGTCTATGTGATGAGAAAGAACGGCGTCGATAAGATCCGGAAAGAGGTATCAAAGAACAGGGCCGAGGTTGCCTTATTCTTCATCCTGATATTCATCATAATAATTATCGAACTATCGTCGGTCCTTGTGGTCCAGTTCGAAAGTGTGTCCCCGAAAGCAAATATTCTTACCGGGGGAGATGCCATCTGGTGGGCGTGCGTAACAGTTACAACTGTCGGGTACGGAGATTTTTATCCGGTTACGGTCAAAGGAAGAATTGTGGGTATTGTGCTTATGATCTCGGGAGTCAGCGTATTCGGAACACTGGCAGGTTTTCTGTCGACCAAACTTGTATCCCGGAAAGAGGATACCGGGCCTGATCCGGAGATTACCGCAAAGATTGGGGAGATTCATTCGCTCTTAAAGGAATGCAGGGGTTTTCAGGACGATCTCTCGTCCAGGATTGGAGAACTTGAAAATAATATCCCTGGTAAAGAAAAGAAATAA
- a CDS encoding response regulator has protein sequence MADTIKGNAKKILIVEDDDLVASLIEDVLGKRNYTIIDKVTTGEEALDKAIKHLPDIILMDIRLEGRIDGITATRYITSLFGIPVIFISGEKNEELFRIAATAGPSSFITKPFTANDIYSNIEIALAKGEMKKKEKKNQYDLPAVILYKSLSEMDAYFILDEKGGIIFLNPYAEHMINTNISGAARESINKYLLFYNAATREPYRDTFNSIVRECNFFGEKSKIAIKMSNGAFRPAVTKSFVIYDLFQNQIGTVFRLHLKAKGEM, from the coding sequence ATGGCAGATACGATAAAAGGCAATGCAAAAAAAATCTTAATTGTCGAAGATGACGATCTCGTCGCCTCGCTTATAGAGGACGTTCTCGGCAAAAGAAATTATACAATCATCGATAAAGTCACCACAGGCGAGGAAGCACTCGATAAGGCGATTAAACACCTGCCCGACATCATACTTATGGATATCCGGCTGGAGGGAAGGATAGACGGGATTACTGCCACCAGGTACATAACATCACTCTTCGGAATCCCGGTGATATTTATTTCCGGAGAAAAAAACGAAGAACTGTTCAGGATAGCGGCCACGGCAGGGCCGAGCAGCTTTATTACAAAACCTTTTACTGCAAACGACATCTACTCGAATATCGAGATCGCTCTTGCAAAGGGTGAGATGAAGAAAAAAGAGAAGAAGAACCAGTATGATCTCCCTGCGGTCATTCTATACAAATCTCTCTCAGAGATGGACGCCTACTTCATCCTCGATGAAAAAGGGGGAATTATATTTTTGAACCCATATGCAGAACACATGATAAACACCAATATTTCCGGGGCTGCAAGAGAATCTATCAACAAGTATCTGCTCTTTTATAATGCGGCAACAAGGGAACCCTACAGGGATACGTTCAACAGCATTGTCAGGGAATGCAACTTCTTCGGGGAAAAATCAAAGATAGCTATAAAAATGTCAAACGGAGCGTTCAGGCCTGCTGTGACCAAATCATTTGTCATCTATGACCTCTTTCAAAACCAGATCGGCACGGTCTTCAGGCTCCATCTCAAAGCCAAAGGAGAGATGTGA
- a CDS encoding YqhA family protein: MSDNSPGLGKKLENSFERVLWSLRFIVLLGVIFGAISAIILFVVGSFEIFSVLSEAFFEVESHLSHETILIGLIGAIDFYLIGLVLLIFSFGIYELFISQIDIARSCGSFTNILEVRNLDDLKNKILKVIIMVLIVTFFQRVLDLDMASSLDALAMAISICLICIGVYYMGRHNI, translated from the coding sequence ATGAGCGACAACAGCCCCGGTCTCGGAAAGAAATTAGAAAATTCATTTGAAAGGGTTCTCTGGAGCCTGAGGTTCATTGTGCTCCTCGGGGTAATATTCGGTGCAATAAGTGCGATTATCCTCTTTGTCGTAGGATCGTTTGAAATTTTCAGCGTTCTTAGTGAGGCATTTTTTGAAGTTGAATCCCACTTATCACATGAAACGATACTCATCGGACTTATAGGCGCAATCGACTTCTACCTGATCGGCCTCGTCCTCCTGATATTCAGTTTTGGAATATATGAGCTTTTTATCTCCCAAATTGACATTGCAAGGAGCTGCGGAAGTTTCACAAATATTCTTGAAGTAAGGAACCTTGATGATCTTAAAAACAAGATCCTGAAAGTCATTATAATGGTGCTTATCGTAACTTTCTTCCAGAGAGTCCTCGACCTGGATATGGCGTCGTCACTCGACGCCCTTGCGATGGCAATCTCGATCTGCCTGATCTGCATAGGCGTCTATTATATGGGAAGGCACAACATCTGA
- the thiM gene encoding hydroxyethylthiazole kinase produces MNGKDIAGIFARVRANRPLVHHITNIVTINDCANITISAGAAPVMTCDKAEAAEMVSAANALVLNIGTLTSFQVESMLEAGKRANELGTPVILDPVGAGATKLRTQTVMELLDRIDIAIIKGNAGEIGTIAGIEGGIRGVDSCGVLSDPEETVRTCAESLNTTVAMSGPVDITSDGKKVMLVENGVSMMGNLSGTGCMGASLAGAFAAVEKDYVISSAAAFATFGRAGELAAGKSKGPYSFRTALIDELFSLTEADLAEHAKVRTKDAV; encoded by the coding sequence ATGAACGGGAAGGATATAGCTGGGATCTTTGCAAGAGTGAGGGCGAACCGGCCTCTTGTGCATCATATTACGAATATCGTGACAATCAACGACTGCGCAAATATCACCATATCTGCCGGTGCTGCACCGGTGATGACCTGTGATAAGGCCGAAGCCGCCGAGATGGTCTCTGCTGCGAATGCTCTCGTCCTGAATATCGGTACACTGACCTCTTTTCAGGTGGAATCGATGCTTGAGGCAGGGAAAAGGGCCAATGAACTCGGAACTCCTGTAATCCTCGATCCGGTTGGTGCAGGAGCCACAAAACTAAGGACACAGACAGTTATGGAGCTCCTTGACAGGATCGATATCGCGATAATAAAAGGCAATGCCGGGGAGATCGGCACGATAGCAGGAATAGAGGGTGGTATCCGAGGTGTCGACTCATGCGGTGTTCTGAGTGATCCCGAAGAAACCGTACGTACATGTGCCGAGAGCCTGAATACAACAGTTGCAATGAGCGGCCCTGTCGATATAACCTCCGACGGGAAAAAAGTGATGCTTGTAGAAAACGGTGTTTCCATGATGGGCAATCTCTCGGGAACCGGGTGCATGGGGGCCTCCCTCGCTGGGGCGTTTGCTGCCGTGGAAAAAGACTATGTCATCTCTTCGGCGGCAGCATTCGCCACCTTCGGAAGAGCCGGCGAGCTTGCAGCCGGGAAATCAAAAGGCCCATATTCATTCCGGACTGCCCTTATTGATGAGCTTTTCAGTCTGACTGAAGCTGATCTCGCGGAGCATGCAAAGGTGAGGACAAAGGATGCCGTATGA
- the thiE gene encoding thiamine phosphate synthase has protein sequence MPYDLYVVTDREIGRGRTHREIALEATAGGADVIQFRDKTLPFREFIETAKEIRDITATSGAMFIVNDRIDAALAVGADGVHLGQNDMPADWARRISPTGFIIGISVGNVAEAIEAESAGADYVALSPVFSTGSKADAGPGHGLEMLSQIRSNVEIPVIGIGGIGLHNVKDVISAGADGIAVISAVAGADDIRLAAEGMKKMIALEKKKSGLR, from the coding sequence ATGCCGTATGATCTTTATGTCGTAACAGACAGGGAGATAGGGCGGGGGAGAACCCACCGGGAGATCGCCCTGGAGGCTACTGCCGGAGGGGCGGATGTCATCCAGTTCCGCGACAAAACCCTCCCTTTTCGCGAATTTATTGAAACGGCAAAGGAAATAAGGGATATTACAGCCACTTCGGGGGCAATGTTCATAGTAAACGACAGGATCGATGCCGCCCTTGCGGTGGGAGCTGATGGCGTTCATCTCGGGCAGAACGATATGCCTGCCGATTGGGCAAGGAGAATATCCCCCACTGGTTTTATTATTGGAATCTCAGTCGGAAACGTCGCCGAGGCGATCGAAGCAGAGTCAGCCGGAGCCGACTATGTCGCATTGAGCCCTGTCTTTTCAACAGGCTCCAAGGCTGATGCAGGGCCGGGCCACGGGCTGGAGATGCTTTCTCAAATCCGGTCGAATGTGGAGATCCCCGTGATTGGTATAGGGGGGATAGGATTGCACAACGTGAAGGATGTTATATCGGCAGGCGCGGATGGTATCGCGGTAATCTCCGCCGTTGCCGGTGCAGACGATATCAGACTGGCAGCGGAAGGGATGAAGAAGATGATCGCCCTTGAGAAAAAAAAGTCCGGTCTTCGCTGA
- a CDS encoding bile acid:sodium symporter family protein, producing MTPFDLILWLIYFFIVSSMFQIGLNLGVKEILDPFRKPGVLVNSLLLNLIAIPLAGVGLAILLGLDGVALFGFLIMACSPGASYGPKIIEFAGGDVGHSIGVMFLLCMIAIISAPLTVLLLVPGTGSIDIWPVIQTLAVIQVIPLFFGMFLKAKRPHMAERASGPVFWISNISALVVVILAFGLKFFSESESSLAGIIGIRGILAIVLLVFISLAAGYYLGGSAEGTRKSMAVSTSIRNAGVAFLIGVGSFEGQGVLSVIILYIFFQTLITGLLAGWWGWKNFKENGMAETGSSS from the coding sequence GTGACTCCTTTCGACCTGATCCTCTGGCTGATCTATTTTTTTATCGTCTCGTCGATGTTTCAGATCGGCCTGAATCTCGGGGTAAAAGAGATACTCGATCCGTTCAGGAAACCCGGTGTGCTCGTTAATTCTCTGTTGCTGAACCTTATCGCGATACCTCTCGCAGGTGTGGGGCTTGCGATTCTCCTCGGTCTTGACGGAGTCGCCCTCTTCGGGTTTTTGATAATGGCCTGTTCACCCGGGGCTTCATACGGGCCGAAGATAATCGAGTTTGCAGGAGGGGATGTCGGGCATTCGATAGGCGTCATGTTCCTCCTGTGTATGATCGCGATAATTTCCGCCCCGCTTACGGTCCTTCTGCTGGTACCCGGTACCGGCAGTATCGATATCTGGCCGGTAATCCAGACGCTTGCGGTAATACAGGTGATCCCTCTCTTCTTCGGTATGTTTTTGAAGGCGAAGAGGCCGCACATGGCGGAGAGGGCATCCGGCCCCGTCTTCTGGATCTCCAACATCTCCGCGCTTGTTGTCGTGATTCTTGCATTCGGGCTGAAGTTCTTCTCGGAATCTGAATCCTCCCTCGCTGGGATTATCGGCATACGCGGGATCCTTGCGATCGTCCTGCTCGTGTTCATATCCCTTGCAGCGGGCTATTATCTCGGGGGATCGGCGGAGGGGACGAGGAAATCGATGGCGGTCAGCACCTCCATCCGCAATGCCGGTGTAGCATTTCTTATAGGTGTGGGGAGTTTCGAGGGTCAGGGTGTTCTCTCTGTAATCATCCTTTATATCTTCTTCCAGACCCTGATTACCGGGCTGCTTGCCGGGTGGTGGGGGTGGAAGAATTTCAAAGAGAACGGTATGGCTGAAACGGGAAGCAGTTCGTGA